The following coding sequences are from one Panthera leo isolate Ple1 chromosome E1, P.leo_Ple1_pat1.1, whole genome shotgun sequence window:
- the TLCD2 gene encoding TLC domain-containing protein 2 — MWGLLVTGASFAAFRGLHWALQLLPTPGSAAQDRWKWRNICVSLVHSLLTGVGALLGLSLYPQMAADPIHGHPFWALVLVAVSVGYFLADGADMLYNQTLGQAWELLCHHLVVVSCLSTAILSSHYVGLSMVSLLLELNSACLHLRKLLLLSHQAPSLAFSMASWATLATLALFRLVPLGWISLWLIRQQHQVPPALVILGGTGLVTVGAMSVILGVRILVSDVLRSRHHPPIPGHKETRDTRRCCDGELVTRDGSILSLKD, encoded by the exons ATGTGGGGGCTCCTTGTGACCGGCGCCTCCTTCGCTGCCTTCCGGGGGCTGCACTGGGCGCTGCAGCTGCTGCCCACGCCGGGATCTGCTGCCCAGGACCGTTGGAAGTGGCGGAACATCTGTGTCTCCCTGGTGCACAGCCTGCTCACAGGGGTCGGGGCGCTGCTCGG GCTCTCGCTGTACCCTCAGATGGCTGCCGACCCGATTCACGGCCACCCGTTCTGGGCCCTGGTGCTGGTGGCTGTGTCCGTGG GTTATTTCTTGGCGGATGGAGCTGACATGCTGTACAACCAGACCTTGGGCCAGGCCTGGGAACTTCTCTGTCATCATTTGGTG GTAGTGAGCTGCCTCAGCACCGCCATTCTCTCCAGCCACTATGTAGGCCTCTCTATGGTGTCTTTGCTCCTGGAGCTGAACTCTGCCTGCCTGCACCTACGAAAATTGCTGCTGCTTTCCCACCAGGCCCCATCCCTGGCCTTCAGCATGGCCAGCTGGGCCACCCTGGCCACCCTGGCCCTCTTCCGCCTGGTGCCTCTGGGGTGGATAAGTCTGTGGCTGATCCGGCAGCAACACCAGGTGCCTCCTGCTCTGGTCATCCTTGGTGGAACTGGACTGGTGACTGTGGGTGCCATGAGCGTCATACTGGGTGTCCGTATTTTGGTCAGTGATGTCCTACGGTCTCGGCACCACCCGCCCATCCCTGGGCACAAGGAAACCAGGGACACAAGGAGATGTTGTGATGGTGAGCTTGTCACCAGGGATGGTTCCATTCTCAGCCTGAAAGACTAG